The stretch of DNA TCCCGCGGGGTTACCATGTTTTTGGTCGAAAAAACAGCCCCAGGTGTATCGGCCACCGAGATCAACACCTTTGCAATCAACAGCTACGATACCTGTTCTGTAGCTTTCGACGACGTGAGTCTCGCCGAAACAGCCGTACTCGGCGAAGTCGACCAAGGTTTCATCCAGGTGTTGAACACACTCAATTCAGAACGTCTGAACGCGGCGGCAGTGGCCACAGGCATCGGACGCGGCGCACAACAACTCGCCGTCGAGTATGCCAAGGATCGCAAAGCATTCGGTCGTCCAATCGGACAGTTCCAATCGCTGCAGCATCGACTTGTGCATACGGGGATCGCGCTCGAGCAGGCTTGGCTGACCACTCAGATGGCAGCAATCGCTGAAGAACAGGGTCACGCGAATATCGAAGTCCCTAGCGCCATTGCCAAGCTCGCCGCGAGCAAAGCGGCGAATGATGCTGTGCGGGTCGGTATGGAAGCGATGGGCGGCGCCGGTTTCGACCTCGAGTACCCGATGCAGCGGTATTACCGCGATATCCGCCTCTATTCTTTCGCGCCCCTTACCGACGACATGTTGGCAAACCTCCTTGGGGAACGCTGGCTCGAATTGCCACGTTCATTCTAAGCCACTACCGAGGCTGACAGTGACCGTCAGGCGGCGTGCAGTAATGAGAAGGCAGGTTTGCATATTCGCTCTTGCTTGCTCATTACTTAGCAATTTCAAAATAACTAGAGCCTAACAACACTTTTACAGCTCAGCTTTTCCAGAAAAAGACAACGCGTTACCTATCCAAACAAAAACAATAAGGAAGGTACAATCATGCCTCGCCAAAGTGCAATGGTATTGGGCACCGTCTGCGTGATTGCATTGCAAGCAACCGCGGCTGCGGGCTCTTTCGTCGAAGACTCGAAGCTGAAAATCATCAACAAAAATTTCTTCTTCCACCGTGATTTCCGCAATGGCAGCTCCAGCGCAACTGGCACTAATGCCTTCAAGCCGGCCAGTGAAAGAAACGGCTATGCGCAGGAATGGGCTCAAGGATTTCTGCTGGACTACCAGTCGGGCTACACACCGGGCCTCTTAGGATTGGGAGTCGATGCCAGTGCAGGACTGGGCTTGAAACTGGATGGCGGCGGAGGCACTGCCGGGCTGCGCTTGGTACCCATCGATAGCGATGGGAAACCAGGTGATGTGTACTCAAGGATTGGGGGAGCCTTAAAGCTCCGCGCATCAAAAAGTACCTTAAAATATGGTGAGCAGATGCCTATGACGCCAGTTCTGGCAGTCAATACGGTGCGCCTGTTTCCAAGCGCAGCCACTGGACTACAACTCAACGTCAATGAATTCGAAGATTTTGCCTTTGAGGCAGGGCATTACACTAAACAG from Pseudomonas putida encodes:
- a CDS encoding acyl-CoA dehydrogenase family protein, with protein sequence MFLNLSEEEQLFCHSVEGTIKRVAPVAQVQKLDNAKQFDFELHRALSELGVWGVGTDEEYGGTGGTPKLQVLMLEALGRMATSMAVFGVVQFMATRLLRQYGTPQQQDKYLAKLCAGEIKASFCLTEESGGTDILQTMRTKAKRVDEGWRLTGGKYWISGAIHADLLIVLARTSDHRSRGVTMFLVEKTAPGVSATEINTFAINSYDTCSVAFDDVSLAETAVLGEVDQGFIQVLNTLNSERLNAAAVATGIGRGAQQLAVEYAKDRKAFGRPIGQFQSLQHRLVHTGIALEQAWLTTQMAAIAEEQGHANIEVPSAIAKLAASKAANDAVRVGMEAMGGAGFDLEYPMQRYYRDIRLYSFAPLTDDMLANLLGERWLELPRSF